The following are from one region of the Georgenia sp. M64 genome:
- a CDS encoding hemolysin family protein codes for MLTEWLLVLLGVVLTAGTAVFVAAEFSLVALDPGTVDRRIAAGDKRAVGVGRALKHLSLELSSAQVGITVTTILLGYTTQAALATLLAGPLGSAGLASAAATATAVVLSLVAVNTFSMVFGELVPKNLALADPLVTAGHVAPLQRVFTRALRPVITGLNNSANAVLRRFGVEAAEELSGGRSASELAALVRRSAEQGTLDVSTATLLTRSIGLGALTAVDVMTDRGRIHALSREDTAADVVALARATGHSRFPVFGEDPDDVVGLVHLRRAVAVPYERRADVPVASSSLLVEAPRVPETVALGPLLVQLRDEGLQMAVVVDEYGGTSGIVTLEDVVEELVGDVADEHDRRRSGTHAGPRGTWVVPGVLRPDELADQTGLRVPDDGPYETLGGLVMDRLGRIPGEGDEVTVGDVLLTVEHMEGRRVDRLRVRPVPAGGAA; via the coding sequence GTGCTGACCGAGTGGCTGCTCGTCCTCCTCGGGGTCGTCCTGACCGCCGGGACCGCCGTCTTCGTCGCGGCGGAGTTCTCCCTCGTCGCCCTCGACCCGGGCACCGTCGACCGGCGGATCGCCGCGGGCGACAAGCGCGCTGTCGGCGTCGGCCGGGCCCTCAAGCACCTCTCGCTCGAGCTCTCCAGCGCCCAGGTCGGCATCACCGTGACGACCATCCTGCTGGGCTACACCACGCAGGCCGCCCTGGCGACGCTCCTGGCCGGCCCGCTCGGCAGCGCCGGCCTCGCCAGCGCCGCGGCCACCGCGACGGCGGTGGTGCTCTCGCTGGTGGCGGTCAACACCTTCTCGATGGTCTTCGGCGAGCTCGTGCCCAAGAACCTCGCCCTGGCGGACCCGCTCGTCACCGCGGGCCACGTCGCCCCGCTCCAGCGGGTCTTCACCCGGGCCCTGCGCCCGGTCATCACCGGTCTCAACAACTCCGCCAACGCGGTCCTGCGACGCTTCGGGGTGGAGGCCGCCGAGGAGCTCTCCGGCGGCCGCTCCGCCTCCGAGCTCGCCGCGCTGGTGCGCCGCTCCGCGGAGCAGGGCACGCTCGACGTCTCGACGGCGACGCTGCTCACCCGGTCGATCGGCCTCGGCGCGCTCACCGCCGTCGACGTCATGACCGACCGCGGCCGGATCCACGCGCTGAGCCGGGAGGACACCGCCGCCGACGTCGTCGCCCTGGCCCGGGCCACCGGCCACTCGCGCTTCCCCGTCTTCGGGGAGGACCCCGACGACGTCGTCGGGCTGGTCCACCTGCGCCGCGCCGTGGCCGTGCCCTACGAGCGCCGTGCGGACGTGCCGGTGGCCTCGTCCTCGCTCCTGGTCGAGGCGCCCCGCGTGCCCGAGACCGTCGCGCTGGGCCCGCTGCTCGTGCAGCTGCGCGACGAGGGCCTCCAGATGGCCGTCGTCGTCGACGAGTACGGCGGCACGTCGGGGATCGTCACGCTCGAGGACGTCGTCGAGGAGCTCGTGGGAGACGTGGCCGACGAGCACGACCGCCGCCGCTCGGGCACGCACGCCGGCCCCCGCGGCACCTGGGTCGTCCCCGGCGTCCTGCGCCCGGACGAGCTCGCCGACCAGACCGGCCTTCGGGTTCCCGACGACGGGCCGTACGAGACCCTCGGCGGGCTCGTCATGGACCGGCTCGGCCGGATCCCCGGCGAGGGCGACGAGGTCACCGTCGGGGACGTCCTGCTCACCGTGGAGCACATGGAGGGCCGCCGGGTCGACCGCCTGCGCGTCCGGCCCGTCCCGGCCGGGGGTGCGGCATGA